The Trichocoleus desertorum ATA4-8-CV12 genome window below encodes:
- a CDS encoding antitoxin family protein, whose amino-acid sequence MKTITAIYEKGVLRLTQPIDLPEGTEVQVIIRTNDTNGPKGNAASILAAIAALPEQTVNSQATTTVDET is encoded by the coding sequence ATGAAAACAATTACGGCCATTTATGAAAAAGGGGTTTTAAGACTGACTCAGCCGATCGATCTACCGGAGGGAACTGAGGTACAAGTTATTATCAGGACTAATGATACTAATGGTCCTAAAGGAAATGCTGCAAGTATACTAGCCGCGATCGCCGCTCTACCTGAGCAAACGGTTAACAGTCAAGCTACGACAACTGTTGATGAAACATAG
- a CDS encoding alpha/beta hydrolase, whose protein sequence is MSGTPDFILYAQHGWADSSREITALAQSLASPQTHVVTPNLGFVKTWLRIEPLIDHVEQVAIDMLATYPETSIRIIGHSMGGLIWLEVLNRHPEWWSQVDSLVLVASPVGGSDLGRIFDPLQFGLGIARDLGKNRRPMAETIAAVIPTLTIAGDYDGGSDGTIPVESSKFRHAKFVCVYGLPHATLKNHPAVAAAIRNFWGEATEESELSGHLIQRLRLVAGMTDAHRRDFERSQITLTFEDGTTIRTWKNPFGVDHVFVASPRGQCLYGGFVGWLHADDLRQALEEIQREYQPQS, encoded by the coding sequence GTGAGCGGGACGCCAGATTTTATTCTCTATGCTCAGCATGGTTGGGCCGATAGCAGCCGCGAGATTACAGCTTTGGCTCAAAGCCTTGCTTCGCCTCAGACCCACGTAGTCACGCCGAATTTGGGTTTCGTTAAAACTTGGCTGCGGATCGAGCCGTTGATCGATCATGTTGAGCAAGTCGCGATCGATATGCTGGCGACCTATCCCGAAACTTCCATCAGAATTATTGGGCACTCAATGGGTGGCTTGATTTGGCTAGAGGTGCTGAACCGCCATCCGGAATGGTGGTCGCAGGTCGATTCCTTGGTGCTGGTTGCTTCTCCTGTCGGGGGTTCAGACTTGGGCCGAATCTTTGATCCATTACAGTTTGGGCTAGGCATTGCACGGGACTTAGGCAAAAATCGTCGCCCGATGGCTGAGACGATCGCGGCTGTAATTCCCACCCTAACGATCGCGGGAGATTATGATGGCGGCAGCGATGGCACGATTCCTGTTGAGTCGAGCAAGTTTCGCCATGCCAAATTTGTCTGCGTCTATGGCTTGCCCCATGCCACGCTAAAAAATCACCCCGCTGTGGCCGCTGCGATTCGTAATTTCTGGGGTGAAGCAACCGAAGAATCAGAGTTGAGTGGACATTTGATTCAGCGCTTACGCTTGGTGGCTGGCATGACCGATGCTCACCGTCGTGACTTTGAGCGATCGCAAATCACCCTGACTTTTGAGGATGGCACCACGATTCGTACCTGGAAAAATCCGTTTGGGGTGGATCATGTCTTTGTCGCCAGTCCGAGGGGGCAATGTCTCTACGGTGGTTTTGTCGGTTGGCTCCACGCCGATGATCTGCGGCAAGCTCTAGAGGAAATCCAGCGAGAATACCAGCCGCAGTCCTAA
- a CDS encoding phage Gp37/Gp68 family protein: MTSTHTGIEWTDKTWNPTTGCDKVSPGCTHCYAEALTKRFSRNFPNGFELTIHPERLQEPRRWRTPSRIFVNSMSDLFHEDVPVSFLKEVFSVINETPWHIYQILTKRHEHLLKVSSQLDFPENVWIGVSVENQSYTHRIDYLRQIPAKVRFLSCEPLLGALQLDLTDIHWVIAGGESGQRHRPMKTEWAQSIRDQCQNAEVAFFFKQVGGRTPKAGGRLLDGRIWDEMPDAWRQHLEKWGSYSIKSNKSERSKLTA, translated from the coding sequence ATGACAAGCACACACACAGGTATAGAGTGGACTGACAAAACTTGGAACCCTACGACTGGTTGCGATAAGGTTAGCCCAGGATGTACCCATTGCTATGCAGAAGCACTAACAAAGCGCTTTTCTCGAAATTTTCCTAATGGGTTTGAGCTGACTATACATCCAGAGAGGTTACAAGAGCCAAGACGGTGGCGAACTCCAAGCCGAATTTTTGTCAATTCGATGAGTGACCTTTTTCATGAGGATGTTCCTGTTTCCTTTTTAAAGGAAGTTTTTTCAGTCATTAATGAAACACCTTGGCACATCTATCAGATTCTTACAAAGCGCCATGAACATTTGCTGAAAGTGTCCTCTCAACTAGACTTTCCTGAGAACGTATGGATAGGCGTATCTGTTGAAAATCAAAGCTATACCCATCGCATTGATTACTTACGCCAAATTCCAGCAAAAGTGCGTTTTCTCTCGTGTGAACCTCTCTTAGGCGCGCTACAGCTTGATCTAACAGACATTCACTGGGTTATTGCTGGCGGAGAATCTGGTCAAAGGCATCGACCAATGAAAACTGAGTGGGCGCAAAGCATTCGTGATCAATGCCAAAATGCTGAGGTGGCATTTTTCTTTAAACAGGTTGGAGGAAGAACTCCTAAGGCAGGGGGGAGATTGCTAGACGGTCGAATTTGGGACGAGATGCCAGATGCTTGGAGACAACATCTTGAGAAGTGGGGAAGTTACTCAATAAAATCTAATAAATCGGAACGATCGAAGCTTACTGCTTAG
- a CDS encoding hydantoinase B/oxoprolinase family protein, whose product MSGVFDSRWQFWIDRGGTFTDVVARRPDGELVIHKLLSENPERYADAPLQGIRELLEVEAEGPIPAEQIAAVKMGTTVATNALLERKGDRTLLLITKGFWDALRIGYQNRPNIFARQIILPEMLYEQVIEVEERYTAQGEELAPVNLEAFRPELQAAYASGIRACAIAFLHGYRYHKHEQQVAELAREIGFTQVSVSHEVSPLMKLVSRGDTTVVDAYLSPILRRYVDRVAAQLGDTQLMFMQSNGGLTDAKFFQGKDSILSGPAGGIVGAVQTSKLAGFEQIITFDMGGTSTDVAHYNGEYERTFETEVAGVRMRSPMMSIHTVAAGGGSILQFDGSRYRVGPESAGANPGPASYHKGGPLTVTDANVMAGKLHPEFFPKVFGSNGDLPLDAEVVREKFAELAAQICKATGDSRTPEQVAQGFLAIAVEKMANAIKKISVQRGYDVSEYTLCCFGGAGGQHACAIADALGMTQVFIHPFAGVLSAYGMGLADLRVLRERSVEARLTDGLVPDLEKLLAEIANDAKAELTQLDNSAPLAPQSEELDRAAPPAPQFWGESDLGLSTIQVLSKVHLRYEGTDSALIVEFGSIPEMVARFEADHRQRYGFVAPHKALIVEAVSVEVVGVTEIPEEAIAEQRRTGALEAIATVPMFTADTWHDTPVFDRAHLQLGDRITGPAIIIEATGTNVIEPGWRVQVNERNHLVLVRREARGQVQEANRNPKSKIQNPKSSPDPVMLEIFNNLFMAIAEQMGFTLQNTSYSVNIKERLDFSCAIFDGQGQLVANAPHIPVHLGSMSESVQSLLTAKGDQLKRGDVYAINNPYNGGTHLPDVTVITPVFEVNTPHSSPHPSGTLSANTPLFFVASRGHHADIGGITPGSMPPNSTSVEQEGILIDNFQVVEQGQFREQEFAELLTSGPYPVRNLTQNLADLQAQIAANEKGVQELHRMVEHFGLETVQAYMGHVQHNAEESVRRVIAVLKDGNFTYEMDDGSQIQVAIAINPTARTARIDFTGTSLQQPNNFNAPLAVGKAAVLYVFRTLVDDDIPLNAGCLKPLDIHIPEGCMLNPQYPAAVVAGNVEVSQAVVDTLYGALGVLAASQGTMNNFTFGSDRYQYYETICGGSGAGPGFAGTDAVQTHMTNSRLTDPEVLEWRFPVLLETFAIRPNSGGTGKYRGGNGVIRRLRFREAMTAAILSNRRRVPPFGLQGGQPGAIARNWVERQNGAIEPLDSKAEVAMNPGDVFVIETPGGGGYGSL is encoded by the coding sequence ATGTCTGGTGTATTTGATTCGCGTTGGCAATTTTGGATTGATCGAGGTGGCACCTTCACCGATGTTGTGGCACGACGGCCTGATGGTGAGCTAGTTATCCACAAGCTGCTATCAGAGAACCCTGAACGCTATGCCGACGCACCCTTACAAGGCATTCGAGAACTATTAGAAGTGGAGGCTGAGGGACCCATCCCAGCAGAGCAAATTGCAGCGGTAAAAATGGGAACGACCGTAGCGACCAACGCTTTGCTAGAGCGGAAGGGCGATCGCACGCTACTCCTCATTACCAAAGGCTTCTGGGATGCGTTGAGAATTGGTTATCAAAATCGCCCTAATATCTTTGCCCGCCAAATCATCTTGCCCGAAATGCTTTATGAGCAAGTGATCGAGGTAGAAGAACGCTACACGGCTCAGGGTGAAGAACTAGCCCCGGTGAATCTGGAAGCCTTTCGTCCTGAGTTGCAAGCGGCTTATGCAAGTGGAATTCGAGCTTGCGCGATCGCCTTTCTCCACGGCTACCGTTACCACAAACATGAACAACAAGTTGCTGAGCTAGCTAGAGAGATTGGGTTCACGCAAGTTTCGGTATCTCACGAAGTCAGCCCGTTGATGAAATTGGTAAGCCGAGGAGATACAACGGTGGTGGATGCCTATCTCTCGCCAATTTTGCGGCGCTATGTCGATCGCGTGGCGGCTCAATTGGGTGATACGCAACTGATGTTTATGCAATCCAACGGGGGATTAACCGACGCGAAGTTTTTTCAAGGCAAAGACAGTATCCTTTCAGGGCCAGCGGGCGGCATTGTCGGGGCAGTTCAGACGAGCAAGTTAGCAGGTTTCGAGCAGATCATCACGTTTGATATGGGCGGCACCTCGACGGATGTCGCGCACTACAACGGCGAATATGAGCGCACTTTTGAAACCGAAGTGGCTGGTGTGCGGATGCGATCGCCGATGATGTCCATCCACACCGTCGCAGCAGGGGGTGGCTCGATTTTGCAATTTGACGGCTCCCGCTATCGAGTCGGCCCAGAATCAGCAGGGGCAAATCCTGGCCCCGCTAGTTATCACAAAGGTGGGCCTTTGACTGTCACCGATGCCAATGTCATGGCAGGCAAGCTACATCCTGAGTTCTTCCCGAAAGTGTTCGGCTCGAATGGAGATTTGCCGCTGGATGCTGAAGTGGTGCGAGAGAAATTTGCCGAACTCGCCGCTCAGATTTGCAAGGCCACTGGAGACAGCCGCACTCCGGAACAAGTAGCTCAGGGATTCTTGGCGATCGCGGTAGAGAAAATGGCCAATGCGATCAAGAAAATCTCTGTCCAGCGGGGTTATGACGTTTCTGAGTACACACTCTGCTGCTTTGGCGGTGCGGGGGGACAACATGCTTGCGCGATCGCCGATGCGCTAGGGATGACGCAGGTGTTTATCCATCCGTTCGCGGGTGTGCTGTCGGCTTATGGCATGGGCTTGGCGGATCTGCGGGTGTTGCGAGAGCGATCGGTTGAGGCGAGATTGACGGATGGGTTGGTGCCTGACTTGGAGAAACTTTTAGCTGAGATAGCGAATGATGCTAAGGCGGAACTGACTCAGTTGGACAATTCAGCCCCCCTAGCCCCCCAGTCTGAGGAGTTAGACCGTGCAGCCCCCCCAGCCCCCCAATTCTGGGGGGAGTCAGACTTAGGACTTTCTACAATTCAAGTTCTCTCTAAAGTACATCTGCGCTATGAGGGAACCGATTCCGCGCTGATTGTGGAGTTTGGTAGCATCCCAGAAATGGTGGCTCGGTTTGAAGCGGATCACCGACAGCGTTATGGGTTTGTTGCGCCCCACAAAGCCTTAATCGTAGAAGCTGTTTCGGTGGAAGTGGTGGGAGTTACTGAGATTCCTGAAGAGGCGATCGCGGAGCAGCGGAGAACTGGGGCACTAGAGGCGATCGCAACTGTCCCAATGTTCACCGCAGACACTTGGCACGATACCCCCGTTTTTGATCGCGCCCATCTGCAACTTGGCGATCGCATTACTGGCCCCGCAATCATCATTGAAGCCACTGGAACCAATGTGATTGAACCAGGATGGCGGGTGCAGGTAAACGAGCGAAACCATCTAGTTTTGGTGAGGCGAGAGGCAAGAGGCCAGGTGCAAGAAGCTAATCGCAATCCAAAATCCAAAATCCAAAATCCAAAATCTTCCCCTGATCCAGTGATGTTGGAGATCTTCAATAACTTGTTCATGGCGATCGCGGAGCAGATGGGGTTCACGCTGCAAAACACCAGCTACTCGGTCAACATTAAAGAACGCCTCGATTTCTCTTGCGCGATTTTTGACGGACAGGGGCAACTGGTGGCAAATGCACCTCACATCCCCGTGCACCTAGGGTCGATGAGCGAGAGTGTGCAAAGCTTGTTGACTGCAAAAGGAGATCAGCTCAAACGAGGTGATGTCTATGCGATTAACAATCCCTACAATGGCGGGACGCATTTGCCAGATGTCACGGTGATTACGCCAGTTTTTGAGGTGAATACTCCTCACTCCTCTCCCCACCCTTCGGGAACGCTTTCAGCGAACACTCCTCTCTTTTTCGTCGCATCACGCGGGCATCATGCGGATATTGGAGGGATTACACCTGGATCGATGCCGCCGAATAGTACTTCGGTGGAGCAGGAAGGGATTCTGATCGATAACTTTCAGGTAGTGGAGCAGGGGCAGTTTCGAGAGCAGGAGTTCGCTGAACTGTTAACTTCCGGGCCTTACCCTGTGCGGAATCTAACGCAGAACTTGGCGGATTTGCAGGCGCAGATTGCGGCGAATGAGAAGGGCGTGCAAGAGCTGCATCGGATGGTCGAGCATTTTGGCTTGGAGACGGTGCAAGCCTATATGGGGCATGTGCAGCATAATGCGGAAGAGTCGGTGCGGCGGGTGATTGCGGTGCTGAAGGATGGCAACTTCACCTATGAGATGGATGATGGCAGTCAGATTCAAGTGGCGATCGCCATCAATCCCACAGCCCGCACTGCCCGAATTGATTTCACAGGCACCTCACTTCAACAGCCCAATAACTTCAATGCCCCGTTAGCAGTGGGTAAAGCGGCAGTTCTCTATGTGTTCCGCACGTTAGTAGACGATGACATTCCTTTGAACGCCGGATGTCTCAAGCCTTTGGACATTCATATCCCTGAAGGCTGTATGTTGAATCCGCAGTATCCAGCGGCAGTGGTAGCGGGAAATGTAGAAGTTTCTCAGGCAGTCGTAGATACACTGTATGGCGCGTTGGGCGTATTGGCTGCGTCTCAGGGCACGATGAACAATTTCACCTTTGGCAGCGATCGCTATCAATATTACGAAACCATCTGTGGGGGTTCTGGCGCTGGCCCTGGTTTTGCGGGTACGGATGCGGTGCAGACTCATATGACTAACTCGCGCTTGACAGATCCAGAGGTTTTGGAATGGCGCTTTCCTGTACTGCTCGAAACCTTTGCGATTCGGCCTAATAGCGGGGGTACGGGCAAATATCGCGGTGGTAATGGTGTGATTCGGCGGCTGCGTTTCCGGGAAGCCATGACTGCGGCGATTCTCTCTAACCGTCGGCGCGTTCCACCCTTTGGTTTGCAGGGAGGGCAACCGGGCGCGATCGCTCGGAACTGGGTAGAACGACAAAACGGTGCGATCGAGCCATTAGACAGCAAAGCCGAGGTCGCAATGAACCCCGGTGATGTGTTTGTAATTGAGACCCCCGGTGGTGGAGGTTACGGTTCGCTCTAA
- a CDS encoding AbrB/MazE/SpoVT family DNA-binding domain-containing protein, which produces MDPIVKTRIVKIGNSQGIRIPKLLLEQLHLSDEVELVVQQNQLVIRPARSVRQGWDEAFQKMAEHGDDQLLDPEATSLTSWDSNEWEW; this is translated from the coding sequence GTGGACCCAATTGTAAAAACCCGTATCGTCAAAATCGGCAATTCTCAAGGAATTCGGATTCCCAAGTTACTGCTAGAGCAGTTGCATCTCAGCGATGAAGTGGAACTAGTGGTGCAGCAGAACCAGCTCGTGATTCGTCCTGCACGATCTGTACGCCAAGGCTGGGATGAGGCATTTCAGAAAATGGCTGAGCACGGAGACGATCAACTTTTAGACCCGGAAGCAACAAGCCTCACGAGTTGGGATTCGAATGAGTGGGAATGGTAG
- a CDS encoding three-Cys-motif partner protein TcmP yields the protein MSGNSFFDEQKEQSLVKARIVEKYFWAWAKVIISVSKRNSRNNSDAEIKIAYIDLFAGPGRYKDGSKSTPLLVLEKAIHDPDLRNSLVALFNDADSDNTSSLEQSINSLPGIEVLRHKPVVRNHEVGQEIVKEFESRRLIPTLFFVDPWGYKGLSLQLINSVVKSWGCDCIFFFNYNRINMGLGNSSVQEHMNALFGKERADQVRQRLRSMPPLERELSIVEAICEALKEMGGKHVLPFRFKYEDGKRTSHHLIFVSKHVKGYEIMKEIMAPESSDHEQGVPSFEYSPATSNQPLLFELSRPLDDLEDMLLCEFSAQKITMLEIYNQHHVGKRYIKKNYKAVLRKLEQQGKIQAEPPANKRRKQHGEVTFGDNVVIEFPAKQ from the coding sequence GTGAGCGGTAATTCGTTCTTTGATGAACAAAAGGAACAATCTTTAGTTAAAGCTAGAATAGTTGAAAAATATTTTTGGGCTTGGGCAAAGGTGATTATTTCAGTATCAAAAAGAAATAGTCGCAACAATAGCGACGCTGAAATCAAAATTGCTTATATTGACTTATTTGCTGGCCCAGGACGCTATAAGGATGGTTCGAAATCAACTCCTCTTCTAGTTTTAGAAAAAGCAATTCATGATCCAGACTTAAGAAATTCGTTAGTAGCTCTTTTCAATGATGCAGATTCAGATAATACAAGTTCTCTTGAACAATCCATTAACTCTCTGCCTGGCATCGAAGTATTAAGACATAAGCCAGTAGTAAGAAATCATGAAGTTGGTCAAGAGATAGTTAAAGAATTTGAGAGCAGAAGACTTATTCCTACTTTATTTTTTGTTGATCCTTGGGGCTACAAGGGTCTTTCCCTCCAGCTAATTAACTCAGTAGTAAAAAGTTGGGGTTGTGATTGTATATTTTTCTTCAACTATAACCGCATCAATATGGGTTTAGGCAACTCCTCCGTGCAAGAACACATGAATGCTCTCTTCGGTAAAGAGCGCGCTGATCAGGTACGCCAGCGACTAAGATCAATGCCACCTTTGGAGCGGGAATTATCTATTGTAGAAGCCATTTGTGAAGCACTAAAGGAGATGGGTGGCAAGCATGTTCTCCCTTTTCGTTTTAAGTATGAGGATGGAAAACGTACTAGTCACCACCTTATTTTCGTAAGCAAGCATGTAAAAGGCTACGAAATTATGAAGGAAATTATGGCACCGGAAAGCTCAGACCATGAGCAGGGTGTCCCTTCTTTTGAATATAGCCCCGCTACTTCCAACCAACCTTTATTATTTGAGCTATCACGTCCTCTGGATGATTTAGAGGATATGCTGCTGTGTGAGTTTTCAGCTCAAAAAATCACAATGTTAGAGATTTATAACCAGCATCATGTAGGTAAACGTTACATTAAAAAAAATTACAAGGCTGTTTTACGAAAGCTTGAGCAACAAGGGAAGATTCAAGCTGAACCACCTGCCAATAAACGACGTAAGCAGCATGGAGAAGTAACATTTGGGGATAATGTTGTTATCGAATTTCCTGCTAAGCAGTAA
- a CDS encoding group 1 truncated hemoglobin produces the protein MQSQATSLYERLGGVYSIATVVDDFIDRIMDDPRLNSNPLVDEAHHRVSRSGFKYLVTEMVCWATGGPQKYSGRSMQDSHAHLKITAEEWESFLDDFQQTLDKFAVPATEQAELFAIVQSTKPDIVIPA, from the coding sequence ATGCAATCTCAGGCAACTTCTCTCTACGAGCGACTCGGCGGTGTGTACAGTATTGCTACTGTAGTCGATGACTTCATCGATCGCATCATGGATGATCCGCGCCTCAATTCCAACCCACTAGTCGATGAAGCGCACCATCGTGTTTCTAGATCTGGATTCAAATATTTAGTCACAGAAATGGTCTGCTGGGCAACAGGTGGCCCACAGAAATATAGTGGTCGCTCAATGCAGGATTCCCATGCTCACCTCAAAATTACAGCAGAAGAATGGGAGTCTTTTCTAGACGATTTTCAACAAACTCTAGACAAATTTGCTGTCCCCGCCACTGAGCAAGCTGAGCTATTTGCGATCGTCCAAAGTACCAAACCCGATATTGTAATTCCTGCTTAA
- a CDS encoding FAD-binding oxidoreductase: MSRVAVVGCGVVGAAIAYELSQIPGLTIAVFDRQLPAQAATGAALGVLMGIISHKVKGKAWQLRLASMQRYETLIPELEAIAGCTIPWNRNGILKLCFADEDLTKWQTLAEARQNQGWPLEILDAAQLQAHYPYLNPDSINAAIYSPRDRQVDPVALTHALVTAAECNGVTFHFDAAVEAVTSSAEAQNSQSCSQLHTTVGNFDVDWLVVAAGLGSTPLTASLQQSIEIRPVLGQALHLQLDQPLDILGKQPVITGNDVHIVPLGSNQCWVGATVEFAADEEVVADEGQLQTVLEQAIAFCPALAKATVLRTWSGLRPRPEGRPAPIIGPLPGYSNVLLATGHYRNGVLLAPGTAQMIRQLITTE, from the coding sequence ATGAGTCGTGTTGCTGTGGTGGGCTGTGGGGTAGTTGGAGCCGCGATCGCCTACGAACTCAGCCAAATACCAGGATTGACGATCGCTGTGTTCGATCGCCAACTTCCTGCTCAAGCCGCAACGGGAGCAGCCTTGGGTGTGCTAATGGGCATCATTAGCCACAAAGTGAAGGGTAAAGCTTGGCAATTGCGGCTTGCTAGTATGCAGCGGTATGAAACTCTGATTCCAGAACTAGAAGCGATCGCAGGCTGCACCATTCCCTGGAATCGCAATGGCATTTTGAAGCTGTGTTTTGCCGACGAAGACCTCACCAAATGGCAAACCTTGGCTGAAGCTCGGCAAAACCAAGGCTGGCCGCTAGAGATTCTGGATGCAGCTCAACTCCAAGCTCATTATCCTTACCTCAACCCAGATTCGATCAACGCGGCTATTTACTCCCCTCGCGATCGCCAAGTTGATCCGGTGGCTCTCACCCACGCCTTAGTCACTGCCGCCGAATGTAACGGTGTGACTTTTCATTTTGATGCCGCTGTAGAGGCTGTCACTTCTAGCGCCGAGGCACAGAATTCGCAAAGCTGCTCTCAGTTACACACAACAGTAGGAAACTTTGACGTCGATTGGCTGGTGGTGGCGGCGGGTTTAGGCTCCACTCCTCTAACTGCGTCCCTCCAACAATCCATAGAAATTCGTCCAGTTTTAGGCCAAGCGCTGCATCTGCAACTTGACCAACCCCTAGATATCCTTGGGAAACAGCCCGTGATTACGGGCAACGATGTGCATATCGTCCCTTTAGGGTCGAATCAGTGTTGGGTAGGGGCAACGGTCGAATTTGCTGCGGATGAGGAAGTTGTAGCGGATGAAGGGCAGTTGCAAACAGTCCTAGAGCAAGCGATCGCCTTTTGTCCTGCTTTAGCGAAAGCCACGGTGCTTAGAACTTGGTCTGGTTTGCGTCCCCGCCCGGAAGGTCGCCCTGCGCCAATCATTGGGCCGCTACCAGGTTACAGTAATGTTTTGCTCGCGACAGGGCATTACCGCAATGGTGTTTTGCTCGCTCCTGGAACGGCTCAGATGATTCGCCAACTGATTACCACTGAGTAA
- a CDS encoding type II toxin-antitoxin system PemK/MazF family toxin encodes MGMVVKRFDVYLVNLDPTIGSEIQKTRPCLVVSPDEMNRNINTVIIAPITTKGREYPTRVACRFQGKDGQIVLDQLRTVDKVRLVKRLGRISATAQKSALAVLAEIFAE; translated from the coding sequence GTGGGAATGGTAGTCAAGCGCTTTGATGTATATCTGGTAAATCTCGATCCCACTATCGGCAGTGAAATTCAAAAGACTCGTCCTTGTTTAGTCGTGTCCCCAGACGAGATGAATCGAAATATCAATACTGTGATCATTGCGCCGATAACCACAAAAGGACGAGAATATCCAACACGAGTAGCCTGTCGCTTTCAAGGCAAAGATGGTCAGATTGTTTTGGATCAACTTCGTACAGTTGATAAGGTACGGCTTGTAAAGCGTCTAGGTCGCATCAGTGCTACCGCACAAAAATCAGCTTTGGCGGTTTTAGCAGAGATATTTGCTGAGTAG